Proteins from a genomic interval of Balaenoptera musculus isolate JJ_BM4_2016_0621 chromosome 16, mBalMus1.pri.v3, whole genome shotgun sequence:
- the ZSWIM8 gene encoding zinc finger SWIM domain-containing protein 8 isoform X1: MELMFAEWEDGERFSFEDSDRFEEDSLCSFISEAESLCQNWRGWRKQSAGPNSPTGGGGGGGSGGTRMRDGLVIPLVELSAKQVAFHIPFEVVEKVYPPVPEQLQLRIAFWSFPENEEDIRLYSCLANGSADEFQRGDQLFRMRAVKDPLQIGFHLSATVVPPQMVPPKGAYNVAVMFDRCRVTSCSCTCGAGAKWCTHVVALCLFRIHNASAVCLRAPVSESLSRLQRDQLQKFAQYLISELPQQILPTAQRLLDELLSSQSTAINTVCGAPDPTAGPSASDQSTWYLDESTLTDNIKKTLHKFCGPSPVVFSDVNSMYLSSTEPPAAAEWACLLRPLRGREPEGVWNLLSIVREMFKRRDSNAAPLLEILTDQCLTYEQITGWWYSVRTSASHSSASGHTGRSNGQSEVAAHACASMCDEMVTLWRLAVLDPALSPQRRRELCVQLRQWQLKVIENVKRGQHKKTLERLFPGFRPAVEACYFNWEEAYPLPGVTYSATDRKLALCWARALPPRPGASRSGGLEESRERPRPLPAEPAVRPKEPGAKRKGLGEGVLSSQRGPRRLSAEGGDKALHKMGPGGGKAKALGGAGSGGKGSAGSGSKRRLSSEDSSLEPDLAEMSLDDSSLALGAEASTFGGFPESPPPCPHPGGSRGPSTFLPEPPDTYEEDGGVYFSEGPEPSTASAGPPGLLPRELCTRDDLASTDESGNGLPKTKEAAPVVGEEEDDYQAYYLNAQDGAGGEEEKAEGGAGEEHDLFAGLKPLEQESRMEILFACAEALHAHGYSSEASRLTVELAQDLLANPPDLKVEPPPAKGKKNKVSTSRQTWVATNTLTKAAFLLTVLSERPEHHNLAFRVGMFALELQRPPASTKALEVKLAYQESEVATLLKKIPLGPSEMSTVRCRAEELREGTLCDYRPVLPLMLASFIFDVLCTPVVSPTGSRPPSRNWNNEMPGDEELGFEAAVAALGMKTTVSEAEHPLLCEGTRREKGDLALALMITYKDDQAKLKKILDKLLDRESQTHKPQTLSSFYSSSRPATASQRSPSKHGGPSAPGALQPLTSASAGPAQPGSVAGAGPGPTEGFTEKNVPESSPHSPCEGLPSEAALTPRPEGKVPSRLALGSRGGYNGRGWGSPGRPKKKHTGMASIDSSAPETTSDSSPTLSRRPLRGGWAPTSWGRGQDSDSISSSSSDSLGSSSSSGSRRASASGGARAKTVEVGRYKGRRPESHAPHVPNQPSEAAAHFYFELAKTVLIKAGGNSSTSIFTHPSSSGGHQGPHRNLHLCAFEIGLYALGLHNFVSPNWLSRTYSSHVSWITGQAMEIGSAALTILVECWDGHLTPPEVASLADRASRARDSNMVRAAAELALSCLPHAHALNPNEIQRALVQCKEQDNLMLEKACMAVEEAAKGGGVYPEVLFEVAHQWFWLYEQTAGGSSTAREGATSCSASGIRAAGEAGRGLPEGRGGPGTEPVTVAAAAAAVTAATVVPVISVGSSLYPGPGLGHGHSPGLHPYTALQPHLPCSPQYLTHPAHPAHPMPHMPRPAVFPVPSSAYPQGVHPAFLGAQYPYSVTPPSLAATAVSFPVPSMAPITVHPYHTEPGLPLPTSVACELWGQGTVSSVHPASTFPAIQGASLPALPTQPSPLVSGGFPPPEEETHSQPVNPHSLHHLHAAYRVGMLALEMLGRRAHNDHPNNFSRSPPYTDDVKWLLGLAAKLGDRHGDAAAAEPRSCPQPPACPGLPPAGAALPAGIHAVHPPPLDSPDPCRLRRLCERDPQCSQRLLPDTHGHDAVQRHPAESQAQQTDQGAVAAGLTRDDHLLPLSLAPLGPYTGTQACGYGGPSQRGNESWLDRSSPLSSLVAQTGSCSWAVAWGQDVSDPRSLGLGETALSGRGRWVASGIYLAFINI, from the exons ATGGAGCTGATGTTCGCGGAGTGGGAGGACGGAGAGCGCTTCTCTTTCGAGGATTCGGACCGCTTTGAGGAGGATTCGCTCTGTTCTTTCATCTCCGAGGCCGAGAGCCTCTGCCAGAACTGGCGGGGATGGCGCAAACAGTCAGCGGGGCCCAATTCCCCCACTGGCGGCGGTGGCGGAGGTGGCAGTGGCGGTACCAGAATGCGAG ATGGACTGGTGATCCCACTGGTGGAGCTGTCAGCAAAACAGGTGGCATTTCATATCCCATTTGAAGTGGTGGAGAAAGTTTACCCCCCGGTGCCTGAGCAGCTCCAACTCCGAATTGCTTTTTGGAGCTTCCCTGAGAATGAAGAGGATATTCG ACTGTATTCCTGCCTGGCCAACGGCAGTGCAGATGAGTTCCAGCGAGGGGATCAGCTATTCCGCATGAGGGCTGTGAAGGACCCCCTGCAGATTG GGTTCCACCTGAGTGCTACAGTGGTGCCACCTCAGATGGTCCCCCCCAAAGGGGCCTACAACGTGGCTGTGATGTTTGACCGCTGCCGGGTCACTTCCTGCAGCTGCACCTGTGGGGCTGGGGCCAAATGGTGCACCCACGTCGTGGCACTCTGTCTCTTCCGCATCCACAAC GCTTCTGCAGTCTGCCTGCGGGCCCCAGTGTCAGAGTCCCTGTCTCGGCTGCAGAGGGACCAGCTGCAGAAGTTTGCTCAGTACCTCATCAGTGAGCTCCCTCAGCAG ATCCTGCCCACAGCCCAGCGTCTCCTGGATGAACTCCTTTCCTCCCAGTCAACAGCCATTAATACAGTATGTGGAGCCCCAG ACCCCACAGCAGGGCCCTCTGCCTCCGATCAGAGTACTTGGTATTTGGATGAATCGACACTCACTGACAACATCAAGAAGACACTGCACAAGTTCTGTGGCCCCTCCCCTGTGGTGTTCAG TGATGTGAACTCCATGTATCTGTCTTCCACGGAGCCTCCGGCCGCTGCTGAATGGGCATGTCTGCTGCGCCCACTGAGGGGCCGCGAGCCAGAGGGAGTCTGGAACTTGCTTAGCATCGTGCGGGAGATGTTCAAGCGGAGGGACAGCAATGCTGCCCCCTTGTTGGAAATCCTCACCGACCAGTGCCTCACCTACGAACAG ATAACAGGCTGGTGGTACAGCGTGCGCACCTCAGCCTCACACAGCAGCGCCAGTGGGCACACAGGCCGCAGCAACGGGCAGTCAGAGGTGGCAGCCCACGCGTGCGCCAGCATGTGTGACGAGATGGTCACACTGTGGAGGCTGGCTGTGCTGGACCCTGCGCTCAGCCCCCAGCG CCGCCGGGAGCTGTGTGTGCAGCTGCGCCAGTGGCAGCTGAAGGTGATTGAGAACGTGAAGCGGGGACAGCACAAGAAGACCCTGGAGCGGCTCTTCCCTGGCTTCCGGCCGGCGGTGGAGGCCTGCTACTTCAACTGGGAAGAGGCCTACCCCCTTCCCGGTGTCACCTACAGTGCCACTGACAGGAAgctggccctgtgctgggcccgAGCCCTGCCCCCTCGACCAGGTGCCTCCCGATCTGGGGGCCTGGAAGAATCCCGGGAGCGGCCCCGCCCTCTTCCTGCCGAGCCAGCTGTGCGGCCCAAGGAGCCTGGGGCCAAGCGCAAGGGATTGGGTGAGGGGGTCCTCTCGTCGCAGCGGGGTCCCCGCCGCCTCTCGGCCGAGGGGGGAGATAAGGCTCTGCATAAGATGGGTCCAGGTGGGGGCAAAGCCAAAGCATTGGGGGGGGCTGGCAGTGGGGGCAAGGGCTCAGCAGGCAGCGGGAGCAAGCGACGGCTGAGCAGTGAAGACAGCTCCCTGGAGCCGGATCTGGCTGAGATGAGCCTGGATGATAGCAGCCTGGCCCTGGGCGCAGAGGCCAGCACCTTTGGTGGATTCCCTGAGAGCCCACCACCCTGCCCTCACCCTGGTGGCTCCCGAGGCCCTTCTACCTTCCTTCCTGAACCTCCAGATACTTATGAAGAAGATGGTGGCGTGTACTTCTCAGAAGGGCCTGAGCCTTCCACAGCCTCTGCTGGCCCCCCTGGCCTACTGCCCAGGGAGCTCTGTACCCGGGACGACCTCGCTTCCACAGATGAGAGTGGCAATGGGCTGCCTAAAACCAAAGAGGCAGCCCCTGTGGTtggagaggaggaggatgacTACCAGGCGTATTATCTGAACgctcaggatggggctgggggcgaggaggagaaggctgagggcggggctggggaggaaCACGACCTGTTTGCCGGACTGAAGCCACTGGAACAGGAGAGCCGCATGGAG ATATTATTTGCCTGTGCTGAGGCCTTGCATGCGCACGGCTATAGCAGTGAGGCCTCCCGCCTCACCGTGGAGCTTGCCCAGGACCTGCTAGCCAACCCACCTGACCTCAAGGTAGAGCCGCCCCCTGCCAAG GGCAAGAAGAACAAGGTATCTACAAGCCGTCAGACCTGGGTGGCTACCAACACCCTGACCAAGGCGGCCTTCCTGTTAACGGTGCTAAGTGAGCGCCCAGAGCACCACAACCTGGCCTTCCGAGTGGGCATGTTTGCCTTGGAGCTACAGCGGCCCCCAGCTTCCACCAAGGCCTTGGAG GTGAAGCTGGCATATCAGGAGTCTGAGGTGGCCACCCTGCTCAAGAAGATTCCTCTGGGTCCGAGTGAGATGAGTACCGTGCGCTGCCGGGCAGAGGAGCTTCGGGAGGGGACACTCTGTGATTATCGGCCTGTTTTGCCTCTCATGTTGGCCAGTTTCATCTTTGATGTTCTCTGTACTCCAG TGGTTTCTCCCACGGGTTCCCGGCCCCCAAGTCGCAACTGGAACAACGAGATGCCTGGGGatgaggagctgggatttgaagcagCAGTTGCTGCCTTGG GCATGAAGACAACAGTGAGTGAGGCAGAGCATCCCCTGCTATGTGAAGGCACACGTCGGGAGAAGGGTGACCTGGCCCTAGCACTAATGATCACTTACAAAGACGACCAGGCCAAACTCAAAAAG ATCTTAGACAAACTCTTGGACCGAGAGAGCCAGACGCATAAACCACAGACACTGAGTTCGTTCTACTCATCTAGCCGCCCGGCCACAGCCAGCCAGAGGTCTCCTTCAAAGCATGGGGGCCCATCTGCCCCAGGGGCCCTGCAACCTCTGACCTCAGCCTCTGCAGGGCCTGCTCAGCCAGGGAGTgtggcaggggctgggccaggccccaCTGAGGGCTTCACAGAGAAGAATGTGCCTG AGAGTTCCCCACATTCCCCCTGTGAGGGTCTCCCATCTGAGGCAGCTTTGACCCCAAGACCAGAGGGAAAGGTTCCCAGCCGCTTGGCACTTGGCAGCCGTGGAGGCTACAATGGACGGGGCTGGGGCTCACCAGGACGGCCTAAGAAGAAGCACACAG GCATGGCCAGCATTGACAGCAGTGCCCCTGAAACGACGTCGGATAGCTCCCCAACCTTAAGCCGGAGGCCACTTCGAGGGGGCTGGGCCCCTACCTCCTGGGGTCGAGGACAGGACAGTGACAGCATTAGCAGCTCTTCCTCAGACTCCCTTGGCTCCTCGTCCTCCAGCGGAAGTCGCCGGGCCAGTGCCAGTGGAGGGGCCCGGGCGAAGACAGTTGAAGTTGGCAG GTACAAGGGCCGCCGTCCTGAGAGTCATGCCCCCCATGTACCCAATCAGCCGTCAGAGGCAGCTGCACACTTCTACTTCGAGCTGGCGAAGACGGTGCTGATCAAGGCAGGGGGCAACAGCAGCACTTCCATTTTCACACATCCATCTTCTTCAGGGGGCCACCAGGGTCCTCACCGTAACCTGCACCTTTGCGCCTTCGAGATTGGGCTTTACGCCCTTGGCCTGCACAACTTTGTTTCTCCCAACTGGCTCTCACGTACTTATTCTTCCCACGTTTCCTGGATTACAG GCCAGGCAATGGAGATTGGCAGCGCAGCCCTGACTATACTGGTAGAATGCTGGGATGGGCACCTGACACCCCCTGAGGTTGCATCCCTGGCTGACAGGGCATCACGGGCACGAGACTCCAATATGGTGAGGGCGGCGGCGGAACTAGCCCTAAGCTGCCTGCCTCATGCCCATGCGTTGAACCCCAATGAGATCCAGCGGGCCCTGGTGCAGTGCAAGGAGCAG GATAACCTGATGTTGGAGAAGGCCTGCATGGCAGTGGAAGAGGCGGCTAAGGGTGGGGGCGTATACCCTGAAGTGTTGTTTGAGGTTGCTCACCAGTGGTTCTGGCTATATGAGCAAACAGCAGGTGGCTCATCCACAGCCCGTGAAGGGGCTACAAGCTGTAGTGCCAGTGGGATCAGGGCAGCTGGGGAGGCTGGGCGGGGGCTGCCTGAGGGCAGGGGGGGCCCAGGGACTGAGCCGGTTAcagtggcggcggcggcagcagcagtgaCAGCAGCCACAGTGGTGCCAGTCATCTCGGTGGGGTCCAGTTTATATCCGGGTCCAGGACTGGGGCATGGTCATTCCCCTGGCCTGCACCCCTACACTGCTCTACAGCCCCACCTGCCCTGCAGCCCTCAATACCTCACCCACCCAGCTCACCCCGCCCACCCCATGCCTCATATGCCCCGGCCTGCCGTCTTCCCTGTGCCCAGTTCTGCATACCCACAG GGTGTGCATCCTGCATTCCTGGGGGCTCAGTACCCTTACTCGGTGACTCCCCCCTCACTTGCCGCCACTGCTGTGTCTTTCCCCGTCCCTTCCATGGCACCCATCACAGTACATCCCTACCACACAGAGCCAGGGCTCCCACTGCCCACCAGTGTGGCCTGTGAGTTGTGGGGACAGGGAACAG TGAGCAGTGTCCATCCAGCTTCCACGTTTCCGGCCATCCAGGGTGCCTCactgcctgccctgcccacacAGCCCAGCCCTCTGGTGAGCGGGGGTTTTCCACCACCCGAGGAGGAGACTCACAGTCAGCCTGTCAACCCGCACAGCCTACACCACCTGCACGCCGCCTACCGTGTCG GGATGCTGGCACTGGAGATGCTGGGTCGCCGGGCACACAATGATCACCCCAACAACTTCTCCCGCTCCCCCCCCTACACTGATGATGTCAAATGGTTGCTGGGGCTGGCAGCAAAGCTGG GAGATCGTCATGGAGACGCTGCAGCGGCTGAGCCCCGCTCATGCCCACAACCACCTGCGTGCCCCGGCCTTCCACCAGCTGGTGCAGCGCTGCCAGCAGGCATACATGCAG TACATCCACCACCGCTTGATTCACCTGACCCCTGCCGACTACGACGACTTTGTGAACGCGATCCGCAGTGCTCGCAGCGCCTTCTGCCTGACACCCATGGGCATGATGCAGTTCAACGACATCCTGCAGAATCTCAAGCGCAGCAAACAGACCAAGGAGCTGTGGCAGCGGGTCTCACTCGAGATGACCACCTTCTCCCCCTGAGTCTGGCCCCCCTAGGGCCCTATACAGGGACACAGGCCTGTGGCTATGGGGGCCCCTCACAAAGGGGGAATGAATCTTGGCTGGACAGATCATCCCCACTCAGTTCCCTGGTTGCCCAGACTGGCAGCTGTTCTTGGGCTGTAGCTTGGGGCCAAGATGTCTCAGACCCTAGAAGCCTAGGGTTGGGGGAGACAGCCCTGTCTGGGAGGGGGCGTTGGGTGGCCTCTGGTATTTATTtggcatttataaatatataa
- the ZSWIM8 gene encoding zinc finger SWIM domain-containing protein 8 isoform X6, which produces MRAVKDPLQIGFHLSATVVPPQMVPPKGAYNVAVMFDRCRVTSCSCTCGAGAKWCTHVVALCLFRIHNASAVCLRAPVSESLSRLQRDQLQKFAQYLISELPQQILPTAQRLLDELLSSQSTAINTVCGAPDPTAGPSASDQSTWYLDESTLTDNIKKTLHKFCGPSPVVFSDVNSMYLSSTEPPAAAEWACLLRPLRGREPEGVWNLLSIVREMFKRRDSNAAPLLEILTDQCLTYEQITGWWYSVRTSASHSSASGHTGRSNGQSEVAAHACASMCDEMVTLWRLAVLDPALSPQRRRELCVQLRQWQLKVIENVKRGQHKKTLERLFPGFRPAVEACYFNWEEAYPLPGVTYSATDRKLALCWARALPPRPGASRSGGLEESRERPRPLPAEPAVRPKEPGAKRKGLGEGVLSSQRGPRRLSAEGGDKALHKMGPGGGKAKALGGAGSGGKGSAGSGSKRRLSSEDSSLEPDLAEMSLDDSSLALGAEASTFGGFPESPPPCPHPGGSRGPSTFLPEPPDTYEEDGGVYFSEGPEPSTASAGPPGLLPRELCTRDDLASTDESGNGLPKTKEAAPVVGEEEDDYQAYYLNAQDGAGGEEEKAEGGAGEEHDLFAGLKPLEQESRMEILFACAEALHAHGYSSEASRLTVELAQDLLANPPDLKVEPPPAKGKKNKVSTSRQTWVATNTLTKAAFLLTVLSERPEHHNLAFRVGMFALELQRPPASTKALEVKLAYQESEVATLLKKIPLGPSEMSTVRCRAEELREGTLCDYRPVLPLMLASFIFDVLCTPVVSPTGSRPPSRNWNNEMPGDEELGFEAAVAALGMKTTVSEAEHPLLCEGTRREKGDLALALMITYKDDQAKLKKILDKLLDRESQTHKPQTLSSFYSSSRPATASQRSPSKHGGPSAPGALQPLTSASAGPAQPGSVAGAGPGPTEGFTEKNVPESSPHSPCEGLPSEAALTPRPEGKVPSRLALGSRGGYNGRGWGSPGRPKKKHTGMASIDSSAPETTSDSSPTLSRRPLRGGWAPTSWGRGQDSDSISSSSSDSLGSSSSSGSRRASASGGARAKTVEVGRYKGRRPESHAPHVPNQPSEAAAHFYFELAKTVLIKAGGNSSTSIFTHPSSSGGHQGPHRNLHLCAFEIGLYALGLHNFVSPNWLSRTYSSHVSWITGQAMEIGSAALTILVECWDGHLTPPEVASLADRASRARDSNMVRAAAELALSCLPHAHALNPNEIQRALVQCKEQDNLMLEKACMAVEEAAKGGGVYPEVLFEVAHQWFWLYEQTAGGSSTAREGATSCSASGIRAAGEAGRGLPEGRGGPGTEPVTVAAAAAAVTAATVVPVISVGSSLYPGPGLGHGHSPGLHPYTALQPHLPCSPQYLTHPAHPAHPMPHMPRPAVFPVPSSAYPQGVHPAFLGAQYPYSVTPPSLAATAVSFPVPSMAPITVHPYHTEPGLPLPTSVACELWGQGTVSSVHPASTFPAIQGASLPALPTQPSPLVSGGFPPPEEETHSQPVNPHSLHHLHAAYRVGMLALEMLGRRAHNDHPNNFSRSPPYTDDVKWLLGLAAKLGDRHGDAAAAEPRSCPQPPACPGLPPAGAALPAGIHAVHPPPLDSPDPCRLRRLCERDPQCSQRLLPDTHGHDAVQRHPAESQAQQTDQGAVAAGLTRDDHLLPLSLAPLGPYTGTQACGYGGPSQRGNESWLDRSSPLSSLVAQTGSCSWAVAWGQDVSDPRSLGLGETALSGRGRWVASGIYLAFINI; this is translated from the exons ATGAGGGCTGTGAAGGACCCCCTGCAGATTG GGTTCCACCTGAGTGCTACAGTGGTGCCACCTCAGATGGTCCCCCCCAAAGGGGCCTACAACGTGGCTGTGATGTTTGACCGCTGCCGGGTCACTTCCTGCAGCTGCACCTGTGGGGCTGGGGCCAAATGGTGCACCCACGTCGTGGCACTCTGTCTCTTCCGCATCCACAAC GCTTCTGCAGTCTGCCTGCGGGCCCCAGTGTCAGAGTCCCTGTCTCGGCTGCAGAGGGACCAGCTGCAGAAGTTTGCTCAGTACCTCATCAGTGAGCTCCCTCAGCAG ATCCTGCCCACAGCCCAGCGTCTCCTGGATGAACTCCTTTCCTCCCAGTCAACAGCCATTAATACAGTATGTGGAGCCCCAG ACCCCACAGCAGGGCCCTCTGCCTCCGATCAGAGTACTTGGTATTTGGATGAATCGACACTCACTGACAACATCAAGAAGACACTGCACAAGTTCTGTGGCCCCTCCCCTGTGGTGTTCAG TGATGTGAACTCCATGTATCTGTCTTCCACGGAGCCTCCGGCCGCTGCTGAATGGGCATGTCTGCTGCGCCCACTGAGGGGCCGCGAGCCAGAGGGAGTCTGGAACTTGCTTAGCATCGTGCGGGAGATGTTCAAGCGGAGGGACAGCAATGCTGCCCCCTTGTTGGAAATCCTCACCGACCAGTGCCTCACCTACGAACAG ATAACAGGCTGGTGGTACAGCGTGCGCACCTCAGCCTCACACAGCAGCGCCAGTGGGCACACAGGCCGCAGCAACGGGCAGTCAGAGGTGGCAGCCCACGCGTGCGCCAGCATGTGTGACGAGATGGTCACACTGTGGAGGCTGGCTGTGCTGGACCCTGCGCTCAGCCCCCAGCG CCGCCGGGAGCTGTGTGTGCAGCTGCGCCAGTGGCAGCTGAAGGTGATTGAGAACGTGAAGCGGGGACAGCACAAGAAGACCCTGGAGCGGCTCTTCCCTGGCTTCCGGCCGGCGGTGGAGGCCTGCTACTTCAACTGGGAAGAGGCCTACCCCCTTCCCGGTGTCACCTACAGTGCCACTGACAGGAAgctggccctgtgctgggcccgAGCCCTGCCCCCTCGACCAGGTGCCTCCCGATCTGGGGGCCTGGAAGAATCCCGGGAGCGGCCCCGCCCTCTTCCTGCCGAGCCAGCTGTGCGGCCCAAGGAGCCTGGGGCCAAGCGCAAGGGATTGGGTGAGGGGGTCCTCTCGTCGCAGCGGGGTCCCCGCCGCCTCTCGGCCGAGGGGGGAGATAAGGCTCTGCATAAGATGGGTCCAGGTGGGGGCAAAGCCAAAGCATTGGGGGGGGCTGGCAGTGGGGGCAAGGGCTCAGCAGGCAGCGGGAGCAAGCGACGGCTGAGCAGTGAAGACAGCTCCCTGGAGCCGGATCTGGCTGAGATGAGCCTGGATGATAGCAGCCTGGCCCTGGGCGCAGAGGCCAGCACCTTTGGTGGATTCCCTGAGAGCCCACCACCCTGCCCTCACCCTGGTGGCTCCCGAGGCCCTTCTACCTTCCTTCCTGAACCTCCAGATACTTATGAAGAAGATGGTGGCGTGTACTTCTCAGAAGGGCCTGAGCCTTCCACAGCCTCTGCTGGCCCCCCTGGCCTACTGCCCAGGGAGCTCTGTACCCGGGACGACCTCGCTTCCACAGATGAGAGTGGCAATGGGCTGCCTAAAACCAAAGAGGCAGCCCCTGTGGTtggagaggaggaggatgacTACCAGGCGTATTATCTGAACgctcaggatggggctgggggcgaggaggagaaggctgagggcggggctggggaggaaCACGACCTGTTTGCCGGACTGAAGCCACTGGAACAGGAGAGCCGCATGGAG ATATTATTTGCCTGTGCTGAGGCCTTGCATGCGCACGGCTATAGCAGTGAGGCCTCCCGCCTCACCGTGGAGCTTGCCCAGGACCTGCTAGCCAACCCACCTGACCTCAAGGTAGAGCCGCCCCCTGCCAAG GGCAAGAAGAACAAGGTATCTACAAGCCGTCAGACCTGGGTGGCTACCAACACCCTGACCAAGGCGGCCTTCCTGTTAACGGTGCTAAGTGAGCGCCCAGAGCACCACAACCTGGCCTTCCGAGTGGGCATGTTTGCCTTGGAGCTACAGCGGCCCCCAGCTTCCACCAAGGCCTTGGAG GTGAAGCTGGCATATCAGGAGTCTGAGGTGGCCACCCTGCTCAAGAAGATTCCTCTGGGTCCGAGTGAGATGAGTACCGTGCGCTGCCGGGCAGAGGAGCTTCGGGAGGGGACACTCTGTGATTATCGGCCTGTTTTGCCTCTCATGTTGGCCAGTTTCATCTTTGATGTTCTCTGTACTCCAG TGGTTTCTCCCACGGGTTCCCGGCCCCCAAGTCGCAACTGGAACAACGAGATGCCTGGGGatgaggagctgggatttgaagcagCAGTTGCTGCCTTGG GCATGAAGACAACAGTGAGTGAGGCAGAGCATCCCCTGCTATGTGAAGGCACACGTCGGGAGAAGGGTGACCTGGCCCTAGCACTAATGATCACTTACAAAGACGACCAGGCCAAACTCAAAAAG ATCTTAGACAAACTCTTGGACCGAGAGAGCCAGACGCATAAACCACAGACACTGAGTTCGTTCTACTCATCTAGCCGCCCGGCCACAGCCAGCCAGAGGTCTCCTTCAAAGCATGGGGGCCCATCTGCCCCAGGGGCCCTGCAACCTCTGACCTCAGCCTCTGCAGGGCCTGCTCAGCCAGGGAGTgtggcaggggctgggccaggccccaCTGAGGGCTTCACAGAGAAGAATGTGCCTG AGAGTTCCCCACATTCCCCCTGTGAGGGTCTCCCATCTGAGGCAGCTTTGACCCCAAGACCAGAGGGAAAGGTTCCCAGCCGCTTGGCACTTGGCAGCCGTGGAGGCTACAATGGACGGGGCTGGGGCTCACCAGGACGGCCTAAGAAGAAGCACACAG GCATGGCCAGCATTGACAGCAGTGCCCCTGAAACGACGTCGGATAGCTCCCCAACCTTAAGCCGGAGGCCACTTCGAGGGGGCTGGGCCCCTACCTCCTGGGGTCGAGGACAGGACAGTGACAGCATTAGCAGCTCTTCCTCAGACTCCCTTGGCTCCTCGTCCTCCAGCGGAAGTCGCCGGGCCAGTGCCAGTGGAGGGGCCCGGGCGAAGACAGTTGAAGTTGGCAG GTACAAGGGCCGCCGTCCTGAGAGTCATGCCCCCCATGTACCCAATCAGCCGTCAGAGGCAGCTGCACACTTCTACTTCGAGCTGGCGAAGACGGTGCTGATCAAGGCAGGGGGCAACAGCAGCACTTCCATTTTCACACATCCATCTTCTTCAGGGGGCCACCAGGGTCCTCACCGTAACCTGCACCTTTGCGCCTTCGAGATTGGGCTTTACGCCCTTGGCCTGCACAACTTTGTTTCTCCCAACTGGCTCTCACGTACTTATTCTTCCCACGTTTCCTGGATTACAG GCCAGGCAATGGAGATTGGCAGCGCAGCCCTGACTATACTGGTAGAATGCTGGGATGGGCACCTGACACCCCCTGAGGTTGCATCCCTGGCTGACAGGGCATCACGGGCACGAGACTCCAATATGGTGAGGGCGGCGGCGGAACTAGCCCTAAGCTGCCTGCCTCATGCCCATGCGTTGAACCCCAATGAGATCCAGCGGGCCCTGGTGCAGTGCAAGGAGCAG GATAACCTGATGTTGGAGAAGGCCTGCATGGCAGTGGAAGAGGCGGCTAAGGGTGGGGGCGTATACCCTGAAGTGTTGTTTGAGGTTGCTCACCAGTGGTTCTGGCTATATGAGCAAACAGCAGGTGGCTCATCCACAGCCCGTGAAGGGGCTACAAGCTGTAGTGCCAGTGGGATCAGGGCAGCTGGGGAGGCTGGGCGGGGGCTGCCTGAGGGCAGGGGGGGCCCAGGGACTGAGCCGGTTAcagtggcggcggcggcagcagcagtgaCAGCAGCCACAGTGGTGCCAGTCATCTCGGTGGGGTCCAGTTTATATCCGGGTCCAGGACTGGGGCATGGTCATTCCCCTGGCCTGCACCCCTACACTGCTCTACAGCCCCACCTGCCCTGCAGCCCTCAATACCTCACCCACCCAGCTCACCCCGCCCACCCCATGCCTCATATGCCCCGGCCTGCCGTCTTCCCTGTGCCCAGTTCTGCATACCCACAG GGTGTGCATCCTGCATTCCTGGGGGCTCAGTACCCTTACTCGGTGACTCCCCCCTCACTTGCCGCCACTGCTGTGTCTTTCCCCGTCCCTTCCATGGCACCCATCACAGTACATCCCTACCACACAGAGCCAGGGCTCCCACTGCCCACCAGTGTGGCCTGTGAGTTGTGGGGACAGGGAACAG TGAGCAGTGTCCATCCAGCTTCCACGTTTCCGGCCATCCAGGGTGCCTCactgcctgccctgcccacacAGCCCAGCCCTCTGGTGAGCGGGGGTTTTCCACCACCCGAGGAGGAGACTCACAGTCAGCCTGTCAACCCGCACAGCCTACACCACCTGCACGCCGCCTACCGTGTCG GGATGCTGGCACTGGAGATGCTGGGTCGCCGGGCACACAATGATCACCCCAACAACTTCTCCCGCTCCCCCCCCTACACTGATGATGTCAAATGGTTGCTGGGGCTGGCAGCAAAGCTGG GAGATCGTCATGGAGACGCTGCAGCGGCTGAGCCCCGCTCATGCCCACAACCACCTGCGTGCCCCGGCCTTCCACCAGCTGGTGCAGCGCTGCCAGCAGGCATACATGCAG TACATCCACCACCGCTTGATTCACCTGACCCCTGCCGACTACGACGACTTTGTGAACGCGATCCGCAGTGCTCGCAGCGCCTTCTGCCTGACACCCATGGGCATGATGCAGTTCAACGACATCCTGCAGAATCTCAAGCGCAGCAAACAGACCAAGGAGCTGTGGCAGCGGGTCTCACTCGAGATGACCACCTTCTCCCCCTGAGTCTGGCCCCCCTAGGGCCCTATACAGGGACACAGGCCTGTGGCTATGGGGGCCCCTCACAAAGGGGGAATGAATCTTGGCTGGACAGATCATCCCCACTCAGTTCCCTGGTTGCCCAGACTGGCAGCTGTTCTTGGGCTGTAGCTTGGGGCCAAGATGTCTCAGACCCTAGAAGCCTAGGGTTGGGGGAGACAGCCCTGTCTGGGAGGGGGCGTTGGGTGGCCTCTGGTATTTATTtggcatttataaatatataa